A stretch of Episyrphus balteatus chromosome 2, idEpiBalt1.1, whole genome shotgun sequence DNA encodes these proteins:
- the LOC129911751 gene encoding anaphase-promoting complex subunit 15B, whose translation MFPFFPSLRPPIANHIWFELDAPVNEEAEILQYERDQHKWINSISNAAADIHPLGKVQSLPGPETDDEDANDESDDSDSHDDDDDDTNDRVIPAQPERSALGLYSPGDDVPMNEEGPSAQNT comes from the exons atgtttccATTTTTCCCGTCATTGCGTCCACCAATTGCAAATcatatttggtttgaattggaTGCCCCCGTAAACGAAGAAGCAGAAATTTTACAATACGAACGAGATCAACATAAAtgg ATAAATTCCATTTCAAATGCTGCTGCTGATATTCACCCTTTGGGTAAGGTACAATCTCTGCCTGGACCAGAGACAGACGATGAGGACG CAAATGATGAAAGTGATGACTCCGATagtcatgatgatgatgatgacgatacCAATGATAGAGTTATACCAGCTCAGCCTGAAAGGTCGGCGCTTGGGCTATATTCCCCTGGCGATGATGTTCCCATGAACGAAGAAGGACCATCCGCACAAAatacttaa